From Novosphingobium resinovorum, the proteins below share one genomic window:
- the rplE gene encoding 50S ribosomal protein L5 produces the protein MAEQYTPRLRTKFDAEIAKAMTEKFGYKNVMEIPKIEKITLNMGVGEASQDKKKVQTAAAEMELIAGQKPVITKARKSIAQFKLREGMPIGCKVTLRRERMYEFLDRLVTIAMPRIRDFRGLNPKSFDGRGNYAMGLKEQIIFPEISYDKIDKVRGMDIIVTTTAKTDDEARELLRLFGFPFPAEESEQQEAA, from the coding sequence ATGGCTGAGCAGTACACTCCGCGTCTGCGCACTAAGTTCGACGCTGAAATCGCGAAGGCGATGACCGAGAAGTTCGGTTACAAGAACGTGATGGAAATCCCGAAGATCGAGAAGATCACGCTCAACATGGGCGTCGGTGAAGCCAGCCAGGACAAGAAGAAGGTCCAGACTGCCGCTGCCGAGATGGAACTCATCGCCGGTCAGAAGCCCGTCATCACCAAGGCCCGCAAGTCGATCGCACAGTTCAAGCTGCGCGAAGGCATGCCGATCGGCTGCAAGGTGACGCTCCGCCGCGAGCGCATGTACGAGTTCCTGGATCGTCTCGTCACGATCGCGATGCCCCGCATCCGCGACTTCCGTGGCCTGAACCCCAAGTCGTTCGACGGCCGTGGCAACTACGCCATGGGCCTGAAGGAGCAGATCATCTTCCCGGAGATCAGCTACGACAAGATCGACAAGGTTCGTGGCATGGACATCATCGTGACCACCACCGCGAAGACCGACGACGAAGCGCGCGAGCTGCTGCGTCTGTTCGGTTTCCCGTTCCCGGCTGAAGAGTCGGAACAGCAGGAGGCGGCGTGA
- the rplX gene encoding 50S ribosomal protein L24: MAAAKIKKGDSVVVLSGKDKGRTGTVLQVQPKDGKVVVEGVNVATKHRKPTQQNPQGGIDRVPAPMHISKVAVADKDGKPTRVRFEIKDGVKVRVAVKSGETIDG, translated from the coding sequence ATGGCCGCCGCTAAGATCAAGAAGGGTGACTCCGTCGTCGTCCTGTCCGGCAAGGACAAGGGCCGCACCGGCACCGTGCTGCAGGTTCAGCCCAAGGACGGCAAGGTTGTCGTCGAAGGCGTGAACGTTGCCACCAAGCACCGCAAGCCCACCCAGCAGAACCCGCAGGGCGGCATCGACCGCGTTCCCGCGCCGATGCACATCAGCAAGGTCGCTGTTGCGGACAAGGACGGCAAGCCGACCCGCGTTCGCTTCGAAATCAAGGACGGCGTCAAGGTCCGCGTGGCCGTGAAGTCCGGGGAGACGATCGATGGCTGA
- the rplN gene encoding 50S ribosomal protein L14 produces MIQMQSNLDVADNSGAKRVQCIKVLGGSKRRFAGVGDIIVVSIKEAQPRARVKKGDVHRAVIVRTRKDVRRTDGSVIRFDSNAAVLINKNEEPIGTRIFGPVVRELRGRGFMKIISLAPEVL; encoded by the coding sequence ATGATCCAGATGCAATCCAATCTCGACGTGGCGGACAACAGCGGCGCGAAGCGCGTCCAGTGCATCAAGGTACTGGGTGGCTCCAAGCGTCGTTTCGCCGGCGTCGGCGACATCATCGTGGTGTCGATCAAGGAGGCGCAGCCCCGCGCTCGCGTCAAGAAGGGCGACGTTCACCGTGCTGTGATCGTGCGCACCCGCAAGGACGTGCGCCGCACGGACGGCAGCGTGATCCGCTTCGACAGCAATGCTGCCGTGCTGATCAACAAGAACGAGGAGCCGATCGGCACCCGTATCTTCGGCCCCGTGGTGCGCGAACTGCGCGGCCGTGGCTTCATGAAGATCATCTCGCTCGCGCCGGAGGTGCTGTAA
- the rpsQ gene encoding 30S ribosomal protein S17, whose protein sequence is MPKRILSGTIVSDKTDKTVTVLVERKVKHPLYGKIIRRSKKYHAHDEDNAFKTGEKVRIEETAPYSKTKTWKVLDRLQASKGTALEAEV, encoded by the coding sequence ATGCCCAAGCGTATTCTTAGCGGGACTATCGTCTCCGACAAGACGGACAAGACCGTGACCGTGCTCGTCGAGCGCAAGGTGAAGCACCCCCTCTACGGGAAGATCATCCGCCGCTCGAAGAAGTACCACGCCCACGACGAGGACAACGCCTTCAAGACCGGCGAGAAAGTCCGGATCGAGGAGACGGCGCCTTACTCGAAGACCAAGACCTGGAAGGTTCTTGACCGTCTTCAGGCGAGCAAGGGTACGGCACTCGAAGCCGAGGTTTGA
- the rpmC gene encoding 50S ribosomal protein L29, translating to MAKTEDLRAKTDDQLTADLVDLKREQFNLRFQAATSQLEAPARIKEVRRDIARIKTLQAERSAAAKA from the coding sequence ATGGCCAAGACCGAAGATCTTCGCGCCAAGACCGACGACCAGCTCACCGCTGACCTCGTCGATCTCAAGCGCGAGCAGTTCAACCTGCGTTTCCAGGCTGCTACGAGCCAGCTCGAAGCCCCGGCACGCATCAAGGAAGTCCGTCGCGACATCGCCCGCATCAAGACGCTCCAGGCTGAGCGTTCCGCCGCGGCGAAGGCGTAA
- the rplP gene encoding 50S ribosomal protein L16, translating into MLQPKKTKFRKAFKGRIKGDAKGGTDLNFGSYGLKAMEPERITARQIEAARRAITRHLKRQGRLWIRVFPDVPVSKKPAEVRQGKGKGSVEYWAARVKPGRILFEVDGVAGQLAAEAFSRAAMKLPIKTKVVARLGDTSHLGGE; encoded by the coding sequence ATGCTGCAACCGAAAAAGACCAAGTTCCGCAAGGCCTTCAAGGGCCGGATCAAGGGCGACGCCAAGGGTGGCACCGACCTGAACTTCGGTTCCTACGGCCTCAAGGCCATGGAGCCCGAGCGGATCACCGCCCGCCAGATCGAAGCGGCCCGCCGCGCGATCACGCGTCACCTCAAGCGCCAGGGTCGTCTCTGGATCCGCGTCTTCCCGGACGTGCCGGTTTCGAAGAAGCCTGCCGAAGTCCGTCAGGGTAAGGGCAAGGGTTCGGTCGAATACTGGGCGGCCCGCGTCAAGCCCGGCCGTATCCTGTTCGAAGTGGACGGTGTTGCCGGCCAGCTCGCCGCCGAGGCTTTCAGCCGCGCCGCGATGAAGCTGCCGATCAAGACCAAGGTCGTCGCCCGCCTCGGTGACACCTCGCACCTGGGAGGCGAATAA
- the rpsC gene encoding 30S ribosomal protein S3, producing the protein MGHKSNPIGLRLQINRTWDSRWFAEGRDYGKLLEEDLKIRKFIIETLPQAAISKVVIERPAKLCRISIFAARPGVIIGKKGADIEKLRKQLAAMTSSEVKLNIVEIRKPEVDAKLIAQGIADQLIRRVAFRRAMKRAMQSAMRLGAEGIKIMCGGRLGGAEIARLEQYREGRVPLHTLRANIDYAAAEALTAYGIIGIKVWVFKGEILGHDPMAQDRLMMEAQTSGVRPAR; encoded by the coding sequence ATGGGTCATAAGAGCAATCCGATCGGTCTGCGCCTGCAGATCAACCGTACCTGGGACAGCCGTTGGTTCGCCGAAGGCCGGGACTACGGCAAGCTGCTTGAGGAAGACCTCAAGATCCGCAAGTTCATCATCGAGACCCTGCCGCAGGCTGCGATCTCGAAGGTGGTGATCGAGCGTCCGGCCAAGCTGTGCCGCATCTCGATCTTCGCTGCCCGTCCCGGTGTCATCATCGGCAAGAAGGGCGCGGACATCGAGAAGCTGCGCAAGCAGCTGGCCGCGATGACCTCGAGCGAAGTGAAGCTGAACATCGTCGAAATCCGCAAGCCGGAAGTCGATGCCAAGCTGATCGCCCAGGGTATCGCCGACCAGCTGATCCGCCGCGTGGCGTTCCGCCGTGCGATGAAGCGCGCGATGCAGTCCGCCATGCGTCTGGGTGCCGAAGGCATCAAGATCATGTGCGGTGGCCGTCTCGGCGGCGCTGAAATCGCCCGTCTGGAGCAGTACCGCGAAGGTCGCGTTCCGCTTCACACGCTGCGTGCGAACATCGACTATGCCGCTGCCGAGGCGCTGACCGCCTACGGTATCATCGGCATCAAGGTGTGGGTCTTCAAGGGCGAGATCCTTGGTCACGACCCGATGGCGCAGGATCGACTGATGATGGAGGCTCAGACCTCCGGCGTCCGTCCGGCCCGCTGA
- the rplV gene encoding 50S ribosomal protein L22, which produces MSKQAAPRRVGDKEALAVNTNIRGSAQKLNLVAALIRGMRAEDAMNVLAFSKKAMAVDARKVLASAIANAENNHNLDVDALVVAEASVGKSVTMKRFHARGRGKSTRILKPFSRLRIVVREVEEA; this is translated from the coding sequence GTGAGCAAGCAAGCAGCACCCCGCCGCGTAGGTGACAAGGAAGCTCTTGCGGTCAACACGAACATTCGTGGTTCGGCCCAGAAGCTCAACCTTGTCGCTGCCCTGATCCGCGGCATGCGCGCGGAAGACGCGATGAACGTCCTGGCCTTCTCCAAGAAGGCCATGGCGGTCGACGCCCGCAAGGTTCTCGCCTCGGCGATCGCCAACGCGGAAAACAACCACAACCTCGACGTCGACGCTCTCGTCGTCGCCGAGGCGTCGGTCGGCAAGTCGGTGACCATGAAGCGTTTCCACGCTCGTGGTCGCGGCAAGTCCACGCGCATCCTGAAGCCGTTTTCGCGCCTGCGGATCGTCGTTCGCGAAGTCGAGGAGGCCTGA
- the rpsS gene encoding 30S ribosomal protein S19 codes for MARSVWKGPFVDLYLLKKAEVAQDAGSRAGPIKTWSRRSTILPQFVGLTFQVYNGHKFIPVAVNEDMVGHKLGEFAPTRSFPGHAADKKGKRK; via the coding sequence ATGGCACGTTCCGTCTGGAAAGGCCCCTTCGTCGACCTCTACCTTCTCAAGAAGGCCGAAGTCGCGCAGGATGCCGGCAGCCGCGCTGGTCCGATCAAGACCTGGTCGCGTCGCTCCACCATTCTCCCGCAGTTCGTTGGTCTCACCTTCCAGGTGTACAACGGGCACAAGTTCATTCCCGTTGCGGTCAACGAGGACATGGTCGGTCACAAGCTGGGTGAGTTCGCTCCCACCCGCTCGTTCCCCGGCCACGCCGCCGACAAGAAGGGCAAGCGCAAGTGA
- the rplB gene encoding 50S ribosomal protein L2: protein MALKHYNPTSPARRGLVLVDKSSLWKGKPLKALTEGKSKTGGRNNKGHVTSRGIAGGHKQKYRFIDFKRRKWDMEATVERIEYDPNRTAFIALVKYTDGELTYIIAPQRLAVGDVIVAGEKTDVKPGNAMLLSQMPVGTICHNVEMKPEKGGQIARSAGTYVQVVGRDRGMVIVRLNSGEQRYLRGDCMGTVGAVSNPDNSNQTLAKAGRGRWLGRRPLTRGVAKNPVDHPHGGGEGRTSGGRHPVTPWGKPTKGARTRNNKQTDKLIIRSRHAKKKR, encoded by the coding sequence ATGGCACTCAAGCATTATAACCCGACCAGCCCCGCACGCCGCGGCCTGGTCCTCGTCGACAAGTCGTCGCTCTGGAAGGGCAAGCCCCTCAAGGCGCTGACCGAAGGCAAGAGCAAGACCGGCGGCCGCAACAACAAGGGTCACGTGACCTCGCGCGGCATCGCTGGCGGTCACAAGCAGAAGTACCGCTTCATCGACTTCAAGCGTCGCAAGTGGGACATGGAAGCCACCGTGGAGCGGATCGAGTACGATCCCAACCGCACCGCGTTCATCGCGCTGGTGAAGTACACGGACGGCGAACTGACCTACATCATCGCGCCGCAGCGTCTGGCAGTCGGTGACGTCATCGTCGCCGGCGAGAAGACCGACGTGAAGCCGGGCAACGCCATGCTTCTGTCGCAGATGCCGGTCGGCACGATCTGCCACAACGTCGAGATGAAGCCCGAGAAGGGCGGCCAGATCGCACGTTCGGCAGGGACCTATGTCCAGGTCGTCGGTCGTGACCGCGGCATGGTCATCGTCCGCCTGAACTCGGGCGAGCAGCGCTACCTGCGCGGCGATTGCATGGGCACGGTTGGCGCGGTCTCGAACCCCGACAACTCGAACCAGACCCTCGCCAAGGCCGGTCGCGGTCGCTGGCTGGGCCGTCGTCCGCTTACCCGCGGCGTCGCCAAGAACCCGGTCGACCACCCGCACGGTGGTGGTGAAGGCCGTACCTCGGGTGGTCGTCACCCGGTTACGCCTTGGGGCAAGCCGACCAAGGGTGCCCGCACCCGCAACAACAAGCAGACGGACAAGCTCATCATCCGTTCGCGTCACGCCAAGAAGAAGAGGTAA
- a CDS encoding 50S ribosomal protein L23 — protein MAKSVDIRHYDVIVAPHITEKSTLLSEQNAVVFKVADKATKPEIKAAVEAIFDVKVTGVNTLVVKGKTKRWRGKAYRRSDVKKAIVTLAEGQSIDITEGARG, from the coding sequence ATGGCTAAGTCCGTCGACATTCGTCACTATGACGTGATCGTCGCCCCGCACATCACCGAGAAGTCGACCCTGCTTTCCGAGCAGAACGCAGTCGTCTTCAAGGTGGCCGACAAGGCGACCAAGCCCGAGATCAAGGCTGCCGTCGAGGCAATCTTCGATGTCAAGGTGACCGGCGTGAACACGCTCGTCGTCAAGGGCAAGACCAAGCGCTGGCGCGGTAAGGCTTACCGTCGCAGCGACGTGAAGAAGGCGATCGTCACGCTGGCCGAAGGCCAGTCGATTGACATCACCGAAGGCGCGCGGGGTTAA
- the rplD gene encoding 50S ribosomal protein L4 — MKVQVLNIDGSTANGDIELSDDVFGLEPRADILHRVVTWQLENRRGIARATRERSEVARTGKKFGNQKGGGTARHGDRAAPVFIGGGKAHGARRREFNISLNKKIRALGLKMALSAKAQNGLVIVDSLDVADAKTKALAGQLAKANFGKKVLVMDGDQVNEGFALAARNIVGVNVLPAVGANVYDILKHDTLVLTRAAVEKLEARFNG; from the coding sequence ATGAAGGTTCAGGTCCTCAACATCGACGGTTCGACCGCCAACGGCGACATCGAGCTTTCGGACGACGTGTTCGGCCTCGAGCCGCGCGCGGACATCCTGCACCGCGTCGTCACCTGGCAGCTCGAGAACCGTCGCGGCATCGCCCGCGCGACCCGCGAGCGTTCGGAAGTCGCGCGCACCGGCAAGAAGTTCGGCAACCAGAAGGGTGGTGGTACCGCTCGTCACGGCGACCGCGCTGCTCCGGTGTTCATCGGCGGTGGTAAGGCTCACGGTGCCCGTCGCCGCGAGTTCAACATCTCGCTCAACAAGAAGATCCGTGCGCTCGGTCTGAAGATGGCCCTCTCGGCCAAGGCTCAGAACGGCCTCGTGATCGTCGACTCGCTCGACGTTGCCGACGCCAAGACCAAGGCTCTGGCCGGTCAGCTCGCCAAGGCGAACTTCGGCAAGAAGGTTCTCGTCATGGACGGCGATCAGGTCAACGAGGGCTTCGCCCTGGCGGCCCGCAACATCGTCGGCGTGAACGTTCTCCCGGCTGTCGGCGCGAACGTCTACGACATCCTGAAGCATGATACGCTGGTGCTGACGCGCGCCGCTGTCGAGAAGCTGGAGGCGCGTTTCAATGGCTAA
- the rplC gene encoding 50S ribosomal protein L3, with product MRTGVIAKKVGMTRLFQEDGRHVPVTVLALEDCQVVSVRTEERDGYVAVQLGAGEAKQKNVAKPQREHFAKAQVPLKMRVAEFRVADDALLEVGATIAASHFVPGQLVDVGGHTQGKGFQGAMKRWGFGGMRATHGVSISHRAHGSTGNRQDPGKVFKNKKMAGHMGDRQRTQQNLEVVRVDDERGLIFVKGSVPGAKNSWLTVADAVKVDRHGEAPYPAGIKSVGNTNDTAAADTPAETAAPEATEGQEG from the coding sequence ATGCGTACCGGCGTGATCGCAAAGAAAGTCGGGATGACCCGCCTGTTCCAGGAGGACGGTCGCCACGTGCCCGTCACTGTCCTGGCGCTGGAGGATTGCCAGGTCGTCTCAGTCCGTACCGAAGAACGTGACGGCTACGTCGCCGTTCAGCTCGGTGCCGGCGAAGCGAAGCAGAAGAACGTTGCCAAGCCGCAGCGCGAACACTTCGCCAAGGCTCAGGTTCCCCTCAAGATGCGCGTCGCGGAATTCCGCGTCGCCGACGACGCCCTCCTCGAGGTTGGCGCGACGATTGCGGCTTCGCACTTCGTCCCGGGCCAGCTCGTCGACGTGGGCGGCCACACCCAGGGTAAGGGCTTCCAGGGCGCTATGAAGCGCTGGGGCTTCGGCGGTATGCGCGCCACCCACGGTGTGTCGATCTCGCACCGTGCGCACGGTTCGACGGGTAACCGTCAGGATCCGGGCAAGGTGTTCAAGAACAAGAAGATGGCCGGCCACATGGGCGACCGTCAGCGCACCCAGCAGAACCTCGAAGTCGTCCGCGTGGACGATGAGCGCGGCCTGATCTTCGTCAAGGGCTCGGTCCCGGGCGCGAAGAACTCGTGGCTGACCGTTGCGGACGCCGTCAAGGTCGACCGTCACGGCGAGGCTCCGTACCCCGCCGGCATCAAGTCGGTTGGCAACACCAACGACACGGCCGCTGCCGACACGCCTGCTGAAACCGCGGCGCCCGAAGCGACCGAAGGCCAGGAGGGCTAA
- the rpsJ gene encoding 30S ribosomal protein S10 has product MEAQNIRIRLKAFDHRVLDQATGEIADTARRTGALIRGPIPLPTKIEKFTVNRGPHIDKKSREQFEVRTYKRLLDIVQPNAATVDALMKLDLAAGVNVEIKLA; this is encoded by the coding sequence ATGGAAGCTCAGAACATCCGTATCCGCCTGAAGGCGTTTGACCATCGCGTGCTCGACCAGGCTACTGGCGAAATCGCTGACACGGCCCGCCGCACCGGCGCTCTGATTCGTGGCCCCATTCCGCTGCCGACCAAGATCGAGAAGTTCACGGTCAACCGTGGTCCGCACATCGACAAGAAGTCGCGTGAGCAGTTCGAAGTCCGCACCTACAAGCGTCTGCTTGATATCGTGCAGCCGAACGCCGCTACCGTCGACGCTCTGATGAAGCTGGACCTCGCGGCCGGCGTGAACGTCGAGATCAAGCTGGCCTGA